Part of the Pieris napi chromosome 23, ilPieNapi1.2, whole genome shotgun sequence genome is shown below.
ttatgattatttacgAAAGTTACTTGTAAGAGTTATCTAAGAATCGCCATGAACGCACTACACTACTAAAACATAgtgcaataaatattattgttagtCATGGTTCACAGTAATACTGCTAAATTAAGAAGGCAATGCTGAATTTTGCAAAAGTTATCAACTTACACACTACTTTGAATCGCAAATGTCGCTGATGAATTTCCGTATCTTGAAAAACGGCTGTATTACAATGACCTACATTATAAGGAAAACGCTCAACGTTTAGTCAGGTCGAGTGTAACAACAGCTTTACATTTGGACTTGGTTAACGAGCTATTTGACAAGTTTTTAAAAGCCATTACAGCTTATTAATTACAGAAACTGTTACTGTTTTTAATTCGGTTACTTggcttaaaaaaaaatcaaattaaacattcatttttCTAGAACCCAATAAAATACTCCTCTAGGTGAGATAGCATAATCATAGCCACTAGTAAACACATTAAGATATCAAGATTTTTATGTGTTTTAATAACACATATTATCTTACGATCATAAAGTCTCCAACGAAATTAAGTTCAAAGATAAGGATGATCACGCGACGACATTATTTACATCATCTATTAGACTAATCTGTGTCCAATTTGTGTCACGAggctaagggagcgttcaagtattacgtcacgcaatttttggagattattgacccccctctcagtgtaacgcgccgtaacgtttttctgtagtaaaacgttttgtgaccacccagtgactcaatcaatccccaccccgcatcgtaacgttttataagagtaatcccccccccccccccaaattcataacatacttgaacgctccctaagtgaaaaatttatattcttaaatattggatttattatatattttttttaagttatgttTGATGCCGATTATTCtcaatatcattttatttttcatcctactgtacaAATAGCCATGACTATTGCATCATCGCTAAAGTTAGAGAAAACAATATGACCACATATATATGTGttcattttaaagttaaaatagcAGTTAAAGTATTAATTAGTACGTGTTGTGTTCAATATTAACGGTCTCATTTTCAGTGAGCCCTAAGAAAATACACATAAAACACAAAGAAATACTATAAACACATAcactacataaatatatatatgtaactagtggaccccacagacgttgtcctgcatgatatttaaagcgattaggatattaagcaaagtatgaaagtaccgactgcagtgccatctgccgggctgatttgtgaatctaaaccattcccagatccccttgaacacacacaaaaaatttcatcaaaatcggtccagtcgtttaggaggagttcagtcacatacacacgcacacaagaaatatatatattaagatataaattaactaaacaCGCCCCGGATgcacgtttatttttaaaatattttggagtAGCATTGACATGGAGAAAGAATTTTAGAAATCAGTTCAGAATAAGTTTATATCTCTATAGTATATTCGGTTTATATATATGACGTTGAAGCAATTTAATCATTATTGGGAAAGGCGACGGCGGCGTCGGCGACGCGAAATCTCTAAACGTCAAGATCAATTTGACGTTTCCCAAATAGTTTTTGTGCaatggtttatttttattagtgttttaattcaaaactATTTCCGCATAATAATTTACAAGGATAGGACAATTTTGGCCTGGTGGTTGTTTAAGCGCGTGACTTTCAATCTTGAGGTAGTACGTTCAATTCCCGGTTGAATGAATTCTTATAATTAACACTTGCCCGAACGGTGAAGTAAAATACCCCTAGGCTGATACTgtcctaaaaattatattgttattaatcaCTTTTTAAATGAGGACACAAAAGCGCTTtgaaaaatactatgttatgGGTTTCATTACACAATGGAAAACATTGTATATTGGCAATGATCCAAAGTAAaccatttataatttaagaaaactCCAGAAAGTTccagaatacaaaaaaatttatattaaaaaatgagaTATTAGTATTGTAAAAAACTAGCACATGACTCAACCCAACACAGAAGGgtgatcaccaacttgcctaCATAAAAGCAAAATTAATACCCATATGATTCTGAAACAGATTATAAATTGTCactactaaattaaaaatttatcttattGTCTATTGCAGGAAAGTTCTAAAGGACAGTTAAGTGTATGGTCACCCAAATGAGTCTgctctaaatttacattacatgtaGTTTTCTATAGCGTGAGGGCAAAGGAGGTTGTGGATGACTGCCGCAGTTATGGCCTCGATTCTCGTGAACTTGGACAGTGTTGACTATGGAACAAGCACTCTATTTGTATATGCTTTTAAGTTTAACATACCATGttatcatataataattagttattcTTTAGAGTTACATGCTTGCTCAGAAAGTAAAACTAACAAACTAATCTATGTATATAgagatatattaaaatcaacaAATAACTAACTGAACTGATAACTctgaacattaaataaatgatgcAATTAAATTGAATTCTGTTAATAAGCTAAGTAGGTGAGTTATTGTTTTCAATAATGAggccatttaataattacagcTATTAGTGTTCTATTGAGGATAATCTTTTCATTTTAAGTGTCTGAAATCTTAAAGATTTGTTTCACTGGCATATAACTACTGCTACATAGTACAGCAGATAGGCATCTAAAAATTTTGTTCCTATTGGCTTTGTTCATTGTTATTCCTAATTTATATGAACAGTTATAAGCTGGTGTGATAAATAGTCTTTGTGTTTCTCATTATACAGTCAATTAAAAGTTACAAGCCCCGCATAATTCGGCTttgtttatctttaaaacagttcatatgattaaataaagtaattcttATGTTGATACTTTAAGAACTGAGAAGTTTTATTCATGGAAACTTTTTCCATTATCTGTTTAAGCTTAAGAACCACATTTCTTTGTACTAAGCCAAACTGAGCTGCATTTCTTAGTAACCAATGATTTGTATTTAACTACTTTATCATGTTTGTTGATTATAATTTCTAGTTACTACTAGATAATCGTTTCATTGGtttgtgttattattattcaatattatgCAGTACTATATTCCATAAatcaactaaaatattttattccttctacactttatataatcatatatattttatatcttattatgtccatatatttaatgtagtaTCAGCTATAAATTAGTCATAGATTTCCATTTCTCGTCTCCACGCTCAaacatattgtaataataatattttttagagaaTTCTTCAAACTtaccatttaaatataatcgataagtaaataaatatcacgTCATAGGATCACTTCACAGAAACTACGCGACATTcacacaaaaattaaaattcacaaaaataataattcggaTAGAATCACATTGCAAATCGCAAAACAATGAATGAAAAATTCAATGAATCGTGAAAATACTACGTACGACCGTCGACGAATGTATTTGACAATTCATGTTTGATTGTCATTGTCAGTAGAAAATGTTGCCACTACCAATTTTGTTTAGACTATCAATTAttaaggaattattttttattatacttcaGCTACaaaatagcaaaaaatatttctgcaAGAGAAAAcactacaattaataaaattaacaattgttCCTGTAGCCGAGTATTGTTAATGTTAATAGTAATTCTTCGCTGAATTTCGATGCTGATTGAAACTGCAACAATGTTCCATGTTCATCGGTATTGTGGTGTCTACCAGGCGactacttaaatttttaaaaagcaatAAGCGCTGTTCAGTGTTCACTTATACTCAATGTccgatttattaaatattcctaCTAGCATTGCGGCAAGTGATTTTGATATTTAGAGATTATAACTAATATGGATTTTATTTCATGGATGTCCAATACGCTTATTAGCAATGTGACTGAGACCAAACGCTGATTGTATTGTAAATTGCTCAGGTTTCATAGAATATTGATCAGCCGATGATAATGCTGACGCGGGTGTCCTAACAATATAAAGACATCACTTTAAGctgttatttaattgaaataaagattAGAACATTACTCAGACTTTAGCATCTTTCAGATTTTCTTAAACAGGccaaaactttaattattgtagTAAGCCTGTCTGAAATTTTTCACTACCAAAGCCTCTCATCCTACGCGTACCTTAGGTCTTTTGGTGGAGACATCCTGTAAACATTCACCATTTATGTGTTAGTGTACAACTGTAGGGttgtaaaatgttattagtttTCACCCTCTCGTATAGTCTAGTCTAGTCATTCGGTGCAGtttgtcaatattttttactacaacacgttttaatttaaatttaccacAGGCCAGCAAGCAAAGATTTTTAACTTTCTCATGTAACATACAAAATGAATATTCCGATAGCGagtcaattatttataaacattagaCAAAGCATAAGCCCTACTTTACTGGTTTACAACCTTTTAGTCGATTTCGTAGTTTTAATGTGGTGACTGGAATAtgcttttgaaattatttgcactagtatttttttctaaagttACTTGGGAAATTGAATTAAACGAACGATGGATCTTCCCTGACTATGATTTTCATTCGATAACAGAAAGATACAATTTAAGACGAAGATTTCTTGATAGGAAAATGGAGAATAAAAATCAAGATATGAGATTGAAGTTATTTGACACTTTATCAACTAACACTGTGTACTCAGAAAATATACTACACACGAAAATAAGTGAACATAACTCCAAAGACTACGAAAACATCTTCAGACAATTTTTAACTATGAATGGAGTAACATATGTCTACAAAAGAGGATTTCACTGGCGAACATGGAGgaagataaatataaacaataatgaaACAGTTGTGTGCTACAAGTGTCAGAATTACTTAAATGCTTCGTGTGCTAAATGCTACAATGGCTATTGGgttggtatttttaaattaaaaactttttattgattaatttatgaatattacaTGAGTTATATAGCCACAAAGGTTTACAGTtttcataaaaagaaaatgctgTTACCACATGACGTATACCACTGCTAGTAGAATGGAATCTTTAGGCATGCGCACTGTTACtactgtaaaattatttagtattgaaaaacgttaatatttatttttagtaaataactTTTGTGCTGTCAAAGAATGCTTCCTCTATGGTTTAAAGATCTATGATATCTCATTACATATGTATTGTCTTTTTCAGATTATAGATAAGAGTCCACCTTGCCCTTATGAAATCTATTCGTTAatacaaccaaaaatattatgcgttattaatataacacaatattataaaCCATTTGAGCACTGTCCTCAGATAATTAGCTTGGATAAATTGATGGAAACATGTAGTAATCCAATGGAAACAAAATGGAGGATTCTTCGTAATTACTCTGGAAGCGAGAATTCGATAAAGATCTGCCAAGGAAGAGATAATTGCGAAATGACAACATTATATTCGgtaataacaaataagaagtatatgtatttaatttaaaaaaccctGTCACTAAAAGAATTAATtacctaaatatatatttgcaaGCATAATGGAGTCAGAACCCTCTTTTATGTCAtgattcatatattatataagtacaaatccaaatcaaatatttaataattgacaaAACATTTTCCCAAAATGCTATTAGCGCAGGCATATTATTAGCACATATTGGCGCTCTTACCATATTTCTGGCCAGCAAATTAATAGAcctattttgtttacattcaCTATATCGTTTACAGATAAACCAAGATTCAATCACATTTCGTATAATAAATTCAAccaatcaaataatttactcTCGTGTAATGAAAAGTGGTCAAACGAATTACGCATGCGTTGATGATTGCGGTTATATAACCCCTCATCAtgacattgttaaaaatgacAAACACATTATACttgatttattacataacctaaaaaacaaaagagagaACTTGAAGGAAAAGTTTATTACAAGCAAAGTTCATCAACTGGCAACATCGAGTGGAAAAAAACCGTTACCTAATATTCTCGATTTCAAAAACAATGCTATAACGATTTATAAAAAgccaaaaaagaaaatgtttaaatatagttcGGGAGAATGGTTTAAACCGGTAAAGTCGGTTATGATAAATAAGAAACCGGTAAATGAAAAAACACAATGCAAGAAAATTCAGGACTTCTACGAGGAAGTTGAAAATGGATCagattattatgattattgaAAACTcaaataaaacagttgtttgactttttatattaactttatttacgtGATCCCTATTTACAGATATATGGAAAGACGCGTTAATTTaacacaatatataataatttgaaataaaagttAGACCGCAGAATATCGCGAGTCGCGACACGACGcgctttaaaattataatgattaattGATGAatgtaaaatagattttttgcgacatatttttaaaaaaaattcatatcgCATCTAGATAAGGACATTTCAGTTACGGTTTATCAGTTTTCCACAGATATACAGAAACCTATGCTCATATCAAAGTAATTGTCTATGCTCTTAGGGTAAaggtttgtatttttgttacaaatagACTCACTGAACTAAACccaatttaattgtttcactATTAGAATCCTACATCATGCCTCAGTAAGATTGGCtttattttttccaaaatataaaaatcccCAGTCATAGAAGCCAGAACAGGCCGCTACTTCATACTTATATAGTTTTTGgcgtatttttgtatgtgaCTTGTAGGTATTATAGAACCAGAAAAGTGGTAACCCATAGGCCAAGCATTCAATAGCAGTAGCTTGTATagtgaaggaaatcatcgtgatTTGACGTCTGAGGTTGTTAGGCCTAAAACAACatctatacatatatgtattatataatatttttgtaattgaaaataaggcgatttcaaaaattctttcaccaatAAACTGCCTTCATTATTACCTACTACTGATAAGAATTACCAGCGGAGCCACCTGACCACCGATGTAGGTACTTTcaaaccaattcttaaaaggctggcaatttgcgagccctctggcagcGTGCCTATGGGCGGCGGCGGTATCACCTAAAATCAGGGTTTCGTCCTACTCGTTTGCCCCcttaaaaaatccaaaatatttaaaaattacgaaccgtgacaattttttttaatattgtggaaaaaaaacaacaaatatcacaacaactttattttaattagttataattttacaatatggCTTCAAATAATACTGTAACACTTAAATGTTGTTgcatgtatgtatattattattgtacattATACAAGACGAAATGTCTTAGCGGGAATTATGACGTTTATGACAAAGGAGTAAGCGGGCTAATGACACATACGTCAATTACTGCGTTTTGACATATGTCATAGTTCGCGCTAAGTCTCGACATAATTTACCCTAAATCTGTATTTcctaataaataactttacttatacaataattactaataaattcGCTATACAATATGAAGGggaattcaaaaatttaaattttaccgaATTACAAATCACTTATTTGCagctttaatttgttttaattggaTTAAAACAAGCCACGACAAATTACTTTGGTCACTTTTGTAAaagattaaaaagtaaataaaatatataaagttaatGTATAAACGTTTTACGTATTGCATAATAGAAAAGGTAAAAAAGAAAAGTCATCAAAACGAGAGAAAATCACTAAAAAAAGAATGAGAATCACAGTCAGTCACTCCCACACAGAATCGTTCATTAAAGTTACCAGCTacataaactatttattaaagatttatccACTTATACTTATATCCACTATATATGCAAGCTTAATATTTAAGAGTTAACTAATAATTTGCACCGTTTATTCATAATGTACTAATAGACTTAATTTAATCTATGACTCTGTCTTATAAAATAGTCGGAATGTGCAATGCAGCCTCacacagaaaataatattaaaatgcagATTTCAATCTAAACCAACAACGCGTTTTACGCGGGAAAAGTGTGTTTTTAGGCATTGGCATATCACGTTTTATACGCGATATTAAGAATCATATTTAAACGGAACTCAAAGCATTTTCACAATTAATctatactataaaattaacCTTCAAACATCTTGTCTATGCGTCAGTATTTCACAgacaattaacatttatttccccaaaatataatttgaaagtAGAATATATTAGGCGAAGTCGAAAGTCGAATAGTTGAGCCTGCCCGcgaataattacataaaagatttcaaattaaaaaaaaagaaaatagtcTAACAAGCAATACTCTAAACAGCGTAATTGCTACGAGTCGGAGACGTTTAAAGTTTTTTCCCAAACGACTCGTaactaaagatataaatatagaaaaaatttgaatcagtctttaaaacatatttatagataaaacaaatgtttagaGAAATGTCATTATCAGTTGACAAATATCATAGACAATTGACATTACAGATTAAGTACATCATCATGGCAATTTTCATCTGACGCATTAAGGATGTATTTATGGTttcttaaatgttttttaccttttatgtgatctaataatatatgttcTTTGCTCGATACTTCACTATCACAAGTGAGGCAGTTTACAGTCGAGTCGTTGatctaaaacaaataaattgacataaaattattttttatggctctggcaagatttgtgcattagagtgccagcgtcaagtataggattttttataattcgtgctttttgtctttagaaattcgaccatgtcctccatgtacggtttaagcactcgcccggtaccgcacaaccctcccaaaggccgagaacaaatttaaattaaattaaaacttgccctcgaaccgggaatcgaactcggtacccctcacctagctgccacttaataagaccgctaggctatgaggcccctaaacttttagttaaaaataaattcttagcTAAGTCGCAAAATCGGATTGTGTCAAACGTACCTTCCTTATCAAAGCGGGCAAGTATTTCTTTTCAAATGATTTCAAGAATATTGTATGCCTCTCTGAATTCACGTGACCTGATAAATCGTAGTTTTTCATATCTACCCTGCAAAATATACACTTGTAGCCATTTTTATTCTTCGTAACACCCTGCCACGCGTCCCAcgttaatttaaaagatttgCCAGCGTGCgtgataattttattcttcttGGCAACACTCGTAGTGTTGACAGCTTCAAATTTATAGTTTGCAACAATTTGTGTATGTAACAAAATGTCGTCGAATTGTTTTTCCTTTCCCAAACTGAGTTCgattgtttttaaatcttttaaatttctGTGCCGATTTTTCATACTATCAGACAAATTGTTACTGTGTTCATTCCATGTTAAGTGCGTTTGTAACTCCTCTTTTGTGGTTATTACGTTACATATTCCGCAGTGATAATATTGCCTAttctgtaattaaaaaataattaaattgaaaacgtattatatcaaattacttattagttgcTAAAGAAGCTATtcaaaatgatatttttaattaattcataaattaaagaaCCCGCCAAAAAGCGTCTCTAGACAATATGGCGTCGTACCATGCTTCGAAACAAATGTCAAGTTTTAAATTGTCATTGTCAAGTTTTTAATTCGATCAATATCCGACGAAATTAGACTCGcaagatatattatttagaaccATACTATGTCATCCTCTATTCGATTATTTTTGACTGTTTTCTGTGACGTGTCACTGACGTTTAAACTCAATAAATGAAAGTTTATTTCAAAGTATATTTTACtccataacattttttataaattttaaattaaagactCTCTGTGTGTATGGACAAAGGCTCGACagaccatatatttttttaactgttctttaattaatgaCTCGTTATTTGACCATCTTTCTCCAGATTTCCCTCGTCCATGTAAACTTAACTCCCTACTTTCCCTCCCATCCAGCCCGATCTTCAAAATTTTAGGTAAATTTATTTcggttaataaattaaagttataaataagattcTCCCCTCCATACCTTGTAGTATAATGTTTACctcttgtatatattattagatgtCTGTGTGTGTTGTCTTTATTGTGACGTCATTTTTGTTTTGGGTAACTCTgcttagatatatatatagagatagatTTGATAGATTGAATTTAGTCTATCAAATCTATCCTCACCGTGTGAAGACTTAGAACGCGACATTGGCGGAATTGTGATTTACATAGAAGTcgccattataaataaagtgaagtgaagtgaattttttataaacagacaacctttttaggtctaggcctcagatttctgtacctgTTCCGTGATCATTTAGATTTcataatagacaagtaggtgatcagccgtcTTCGCCTAAAACACGCcgtttttttgggtctaaggcaagccggtttcctcacgatgttttccttcaccgtacgagcgaatgttaaatgcgcacatagaaagtccattggtgcacagccggggatcgaacctacgactctCAGTATGAGAGTAGCACGCTGAGGCAATCAACAACAAAGtttaagaatataaaactCACCCGACGAATTAAATTAACATCGTGTTTGTCTATAAAAGTGtgttttcttaaattcttCAAATGGCCATCAATAGTAAAGTGCACGcccattttaaaaaattccaCAGAGCACACAACACAATACCAAGCTCCGTTGCCCACAGATACAAATGTGTTGTAAGATGCAAagctaatttttaaatttttattcttcAACTTAGCCACTATTATTTCGAAGAAAATTTCATTTACACGCAGGTCACCTATATCATTCCATAAACCTTGATCTTTTAAATGATTAACTAATTCGGTATATATGTCGATCACTGGATCttgttctattttattttcttttaaaactgAAATAACTTTTGATTTGCGAATTACTTTTTCcgtatgtttaatatttgcttCAGAGGCTTTTTCAATATTGACCAAATTATCTTTATCTGGCTTTTGGGCATCTATTGGTgtatctttaatattttgttcatcattttgtttttctattggcttctggtatttattttcttttttattgtcatCCTGGGTTTTTTGACCCTTACAAAGAGATTTATTTAAGTTGGCAACACCTGTTGGTGTATGTTCACGTTCATTTCCttcacctttaatattttcttcatCATTGTCTTTTTCTATTGGCCTCTGGTCTTTATTTTCTTCTGTATTGTCATCCTGTATTCTTTGACCCTTACAAAGAgctttatttaagttattaacaCCTGTTAGTGTATCTTCACGTTTATTTTCTTCatcattttctttttctattggCCTCTGGTCTTTCTTTTCTTCTGTATTGTCATTCTGGGTTGTTTGACCATCACGAAGGgctttatttaagttaaaaatatgaagtGATGTCGTTATGTGCCTGATCAGTTCCATACTGTTGTTGTTCATAACAGAATGACATAAAGCGCAATGTAACCCGGCatttaactacaaaaaaaaaaacaattattagaaTCCGTTAGGATGTCGACCCGGAGTGTGCGTTCAAACCTAAGCCCAGCTCAGCTCgccttgccggccttttaggaattgatacgctcttttcttgaaggaccctaagccGAATCGGTTTAGAAATATTcgtctcggcaaatatcacgcaattttttttctgattaaaaaaaatacttaggaaaacggttgaccctaaaggccatatctgcaacttcccgctaacttcatacctaaacgctcaacattttatttacgactaacAAAATAagttcacttattttgttagTCGTTGTtgtcgtaaataaaagcacgaagcaattttttttctttttacaataacaatccaacacgtaagaaacccacattttgaaaaatctcacgtgagattggtggatgggggagggggttgaataaaatctcacgaaaTCTCACCAGGGaggtacagaaaatttaaaaaatacacctCACGTAacttatggacgccccctaataCCAAGTATGTTAATTCAGACCCTCCTTAAGGGATCTTGTCCtaagttattacgtaattagctaACCTAACATCTTATAGAGACCATATTATCAATACCAAATTAATATGTCTAACAATCTAATCTAATGTAAtatgtacattaaatattgaaacatACCCTTACGATTCCATTCCCAACAATGGCATTGATCgttcttattaaattaacgCCCATACTTGGTATGAACAATCGCTGcatcaaaaataaatgtaaattgtcCTTTAGATGCTGAGAAATATTCAGTAtactcattgttttattacatagATTGCAGTAAGCTTCATTATTTAGGGTAATAAACACTAAATTatacgataataataatatttttatcctaCAACCGAATTGCTGTATCGTTATTTCACTGTTGgttatatcattatttttttcttgacaATTGATAACATTGACTTTTTGACCTTGAATTTCGATCTCGCTTATTGCTTGGCCTTTAATTTCGATCTCGTTTATTGCTTGGCCTTGAATTTCGATCTCGTTTATTGCTTGGCGTTTAACTTCGACGTCGTTTATTGATTGGCCTTTAATTTCGATCTCGTTTATTGCTTGGCCTTGAATTTCGATCTCGTTTAT
Proteins encoded:
- the LOC125061095 gene encoding uncharacterized protein LOC125061095 isoform X2; the protein is MSEQSIPQLFVEGQFLPNKWLHTKIETEYNINGKVFTIQNDDNDDYYKFEVVSDTDSLGESSSGLLDKDECKFLPVSIKTTLYGIIVNDEIIVPINNWHTIIKLEDHIWCCVCLDIDADAITHIKSDMHIKSMKQYQPLDRFDLNLVRLIDQYYHCAVCNESFHKSEEYHFDSESHENKILYAINHCSDVQDMRNIDKLTYPFDPLFAHLYDSSQPQSFESSIPHSVEPSHYHSIKHSPNDSPSVSSSSSRADYVESVSITSESGIDFNENDGFYDINWENKPVERSYASVAAAVPKLFFINWFGKKCKIEKDAWNMIIKIKNHIIYCMACKIIADVHQKRDHCLEKTHIKNLKLCTPVEKYKNYVIRKVDEKFHHCANCNNLQVEDMVAEHIEKAHKQKPKTMKKPRKSRSEIENKNESKINSNSLQNNGNKRKVTEGKVQEITVTKSKGQEINDTQNQAINEIKIKVQEINEIEIQGQAINEIEIKGQSINDVEVKRQAINEIEIQGQAINEIEIKGQAISEIEIQGQKVNVINCQEKNNDITNSEITIQQFGCRIKILLLSYNLVFITLNNEAYCNLCNKTMSILNISQHLKDNLHLFLMQRLFIPSMGVNLIRTINAIVGNGIVRLNAGLHCALCHSVMNNNSMELIRHITTSLHIFNLNKALRDGQTTQNDNTEEKKDQRPIEKENDEENKREDTLTGVNNLNKALCKGQRIQDDNTEENKDQRPIEKDNDEENIKGEGNEREHTPTGVANLNKSLCKGQKTQDDNKKENKYQKPIEKQNDEQNIKDTPIDAQKPDKDNLVNIEKASEANIKHTEKVIRKSKVISVLKENKIEQDPVIDIYTELVNHLKDQGLWNDIGDLRVNEIFFEIIVAKLKNKNLKISFASYNTFVSVGNGAWYCVVCSVEFFKMGVHFTIDGHLKNLRKHTFIDKHDVNLIRRNRQYYHCGICNVITTKEELQTHLTWNEHSNNLSDSMKNRHRNLKDLKTIELSLGKEKQFDDILLHTQIVANYKFEAVNTTSVAKKNKIITHAGKSFKLTWDAWQGVTKNKNGYKCIFCRVDMKNYDLSGHVNSERHTIFLKSFEKKYLPALIRKINDSTVNCLTCDSEVSSKEHILLDHIKGKKHLRNHKYILNASDENCHDDVLNL
- the LOC125061095 gene encoding uncharacterized protein LOC125061095 isoform X3, with amino-acid sequence MILKRMSEQSIPQLFVEGQFLPNKWLHTKIETEYNINGKVFTIQNDDNDDYYKFEVVSDTDSLGESSSGLLDKDECKFLPVSIKTTLYGIIVNDEIIVPINNWHTIIKLEDHIWCCVCLDIDADAITHIKSDMHIKSMKQYQPLDRFDLNLVRLIDQYYHCAVCNESFHKSEEYHFDSESHENKILYAINHCSDVQDMRNIDKLTYPFDPLFAHLYDSSQPQSFESSIPHSVEPSHYHSIKHSPNDSPSVSSSSSRADYVESVSITSESGIDFNENDGFYDINWENKPVERSYASVAAAVPKLFFINWFGKKCKIEKDAWNMIIKIKNHIIYCMACKIIADVHQKRDHCLEKTHIKNLKLCTPVEKYKNYVIRKVDEKFHHCANCNNLQVEDMVAEHIEKAHKQKPKTMKKPRKSRSEIENKNESKINSNSLQNNGNKRKVTEGKVQEITVTKSKGQEINDTQNQAINEIKIKVQEINEIEIQGQAINEIEIKGQSINDVEVKRQAINEIEIQGQAINEIEIKGQAISEIEIQGQKVNVINCQEKNNDITNSEITIQQFGCRIKILLLSYNLVFITLNNEAYCNLCNKTMSILNISQHLKDNLHLFLMQRLFIPSMGVNLIRTINAIVGNGIVRLNAGLHCALCHSVMNNNSMELIRHITTSLHIFNLNKALRDGQTTQNDNTEEKKDQRPIEKENDEENKREDTLTGVNNLNKALCKGQRIQDDNTEENKDQRPIEKDNDEENIKGEGNEREHTPTGVANLNKSLCKGQKTQDDNKKENKYQKPIDAQKPDKDNLVNIEKASEANIKHTEKVIRKSKVISVLKENKIEQDPVIDIYTELVNHLKDQGLWNDIGDLRVNEIFFEIIVAKLKNKNLKISFASYNTFVSVGNGAWYCVVCSVEFFKMGVHFTIDGHLKNLRKHTFIDKHDVNLIRRNRQYYHCGICNVITTKEELQTHLTWNEHSNNLSDSMKNRHRNLKDLKTIELSLGKEKQFDDILLHTQIVANYKFEAVNTTSVAKKNKIITHAGKSFKLTWDAWQGVTKNKNGYKCIFCRVDMKNYDLSGHVNSERHTIFLKSFEKKYLPALIRKINDSTVNCLTCDSEVSSKEHILLDHIKGKKHLRNHKYILNASDENCHDDVLNL